One genomic window of Caenorhabditis elegans chromosome I includes the following:
- the T22A3.12 gene encoding Cilia- and flagella-associated protein 157 (Confirmed by transcript evidence): MSTNEFERIDSLAKICDDHEKNLRRSLENVSQRNTEVSELMSLRLHQITQKMGNLRSKFDSVHTHNQKLLEKIKEKLDEIDAQEMEANREYDDFRRNVTFAKRQHKKNGIIRALGHKIYNYGITILIFIGWYKPPKKPAKSVKKCSIELPRISPSQHTITGILPEKSKSITATAPKISPTKKKLS; the protein is encoded by the exons atgt CAACGaatgaatttgaaagaatAGATAGTCTAGCGAAGATATGTGATGATCATGAGAAAAATCTACGTCGATCACTGGAAAATGTTTCTCAGCGGAATACG GAAGTGAGTGAACTCATGAGTCTCCGTCTTCAtcaaatcactcaaaaaatgggaaatctgagatcaaaatttgattcagTTCATACTCACAATCAAAAG TTACTCGAAAAAATCAAGGAGAAGCTCGACGAAATCGATGCTCAAGAGATGGAAGCAAATCGAGAATATGATGATTTTCGACGGAATGTGACGTTTGCAAAACGGCAACATAAAAAGAATGGGATTATTCGAGCTTTGGGACACAAAATCTACAATTATGGAATTacgattttgatttttattggatGGTATAAGCCACCAAAGAAACCAGCGAAATCTGTCAAAAAATGTAGTATTGAATTACC ACGCATTTCTCCATCTCAACACACCATAACTGggattttacctgaaaaatcgaaatcgaTAACAGCGACGGCCCCGAAAATTAGTCCgacaaagaaaaaactttcgtga